The Leucobacter viscericola genome includes a window with the following:
- a CDS encoding tyrosine-type recombinase/integrase, whose protein sequence is MAKAWVSDLWVKDADVQLPDGTTAKVSPTAAELKAITKLPERFRTARFGKGKRWAVGWYELAGGVKKQRRKLFESKRDAEELAASLEEDIRVGRYLQPEDQDRVFREVAELWLKSKRIIKPSTYFNYRKILDAYVLPRWGDVKIGRISRAAVEEWVSALQDGTATVQFDDGYNKDQRPLGPSALKNIVRTVLGAVLNFAISQKWIAENVVREVELPKVPRTPVQETLTHEEVELMAKAAQEISGEYRDYVAVHVLTYGAPRINELLAFQAMHIDLDAHRARVEQTWTRAKDGGRTLGTPKNGDTRVIPLVDHLIPLLKPLVDGVPPTTYVFRVKDTGAPLWDRNWFNRVWVPAAKKSKLAKRYTKFSPHVLRHTGITFAIAAGADPKIVQLMAGHRSIEETMNRYGKLFPDRLEEVRKLMAEHRERSVKPRLEIVG, encoded by the coding sequence ATGGCCAAAGCATGGGTGAGTGACCTCTGGGTGAAGGATGCCGACGTTCAGCTACCCGATGGAACCACGGCAAAGGTGAGCCCGACTGCAGCCGAGCTGAAGGCCATTACGAAGCTCCCCGAGCGGTTCCGCACTGCCCGATTCGGCAAAGGGAAGCGTTGGGCTGTCGGCTGGTATGAACTGGCCGGGGGAGTGAAGAAGCAGCGGAGGAAGCTGTTCGAGTCGAAGAGGGACGCCGAAGAGCTCGCCGCGAGTCTCGAGGAAGATATTCGGGTTGGTCGCTATTTGCAGCCCGAAGACCAAGACCGGGTGTTTCGTGAGGTTGCCGAACTGTGGCTGAAGTCCAAGCGGATCATCAAGCCTTCGACGTACTTCAACTATCGGAAAATCTTGGACGCCTATGTGCTCCCGCGTTGGGGCGACGTGAAGATTGGTCGGATTAGTCGCGCTGCAGTTGAAGAGTGGGTGTCTGCCCTGCAAGACGGTACTGCTACCGTGCAGTTCGATGACGGCTACAACAAGGATCAGCGACCGTTGGGGCCATCGGCGCTCAAGAACATCGTCAGGACGGTGCTCGGGGCGGTCCTCAACTTTGCGATCAGTCAAAAGTGGATCGCTGAGAACGTTGTTCGCGAGGTCGAGCTACCCAAGGTGCCGCGCACGCCCGTGCAGGAAACCCTCACCCACGAAGAAGTGGAGCTGATGGCGAAGGCGGCGCAGGAAATCAGTGGGGAATATCGTGACTATGTGGCGGTACATGTACTGACTTATGGTGCCCCTCGAATTAACGAGCTTCTGGCGTTTCAAGCGATGCATATCGACCTCGACGCTCACCGCGCGCGAGTCGAGCAGACTTGGACCCGCGCCAAGGACGGCGGGCGAACACTCGGCACACCTAAGAATGGTGACACCCGTGTTATCCCGCTCGTTGACCACCTGATCCCGCTCCTAAAGCCACTGGTCGATGGAGTTCCCCCAACCACGTACGTGTTCCGCGTAAAGGACACGGGAGCGCCTCTGTGGGACCGAAACTGGTTCAATCGGGTATGGGTGCCCGCGGCCAAGAAGTCGAAGCTTGCGAAGCGATACACGAAGTTCTCACCCCATGTGCTCAGGCACACGGGGATCACGTTCGCAATCGCGGCCGGTGCTGACCCGAAGATCGTGCAGCTGATGGCCGGTCACAGGTCGATTGAGGAAACGATGAACCGGTACGGGAAGTTGTTCCCGGATCGTCTTGAAGAGGTTCGAAAGCTGATGGCTGAACACCGTGAACGGTCGGTCAAACCCCGTCTTGAAATCGTCGGCTAG
- a CDS encoding AAA family ATPase, protein MAGTKAEQMLLGALLLSPKMYPFTTEEVSRADFTDDRLGIIYEGIGQMRSAGNHVDSITVADAFPEWDVRGLSMVELMTWAEPQEVYPGAAETYARTVRTDALNRSAQFVAQYLMDETRDGGSSPADLITKARGLLDAAIDGASSNRIKTKLLGELLEMEDRRDWVIPGMLERQDRLILTAGEGVGKSTFARQIVVMSSAGLHPLLRDVEIKNSREWFSPQLISPVRVLVIDAENSELQWRRAVRKMVEEAKRIGNADPGEEIRIAAGRRINLTKGSDLADIHRLVDEHKPDLLYIGPLYKATDGAITNDDHASPLIKALDSLRERGLALIMEGHAKKGEGNPDTRDLRPRGSAALTGWPEFGIGIGGEQNDEIAPLIHWRGARDTNHMWPKNLRRGRDWWPFEIG, encoded by the coding sequence ATGGCAGGCACTAAAGCAGAGCAAATGCTCCTTGGGGCGCTACTGCTTTCACCGAAGATGTACCCGTTCACCACCGAAGAAGTTAGCCGCGCTGACTTCACTGATGATCGCTTGGGGATCATTTACGAAGGCATCGGGCAGATGCGTAGCGCCGGGAACCATGTCGACTCCATCACGGTTGCGGACGCGTTCCCCGAATGGGACGTGCGCGGCTTGAGCATGGTCGAGTTGATGACCTGGGCGGAACCACAAGAGGTATACCCGGGCGCTGCAGAGACATACGCGCGAACCGTGCGTACCGATGCGCTGAATCGGTCAGCACAGTTCGTGGCGCAATATCTGATGGATGAGACTCGTGATGGTGGTTCGTCGCCCGCTGACCTCATCACGAAAGCGCGCGGACTGTTAGACGCCGCAATCGATGGTGCGTCATCGAACCGCATCAAGACGAAACTTTTAGGTGAGCTATTGGAAATGGAGGATCGCCGAGACTGGGTGATTCCAGGGATGCTCGAGCGGCAGGACCGTCTGATCCTCACCGCGGGCGAGGGGGTTGGCAAGAGCACCTTTGCGCGACAGATAGTGGTTATGTCATCCGCAGGACTGCACCCTCTCTTACGAGACGTTGAGATCAAGAACAGTCGTGAGTGGTTCTCACCTCAACTCATTTCACCTGTTCGAGTCTTGGTGATCGATGCCGAGAACTCGGAGCTGCAATGGCGGCGGGCGGTCCGCAAAATGGTGGAAGAAGCGAAGCGGATCGGCAATGCGGATCCTGGTGAAGAAATTCGGATTGCAGCCGGTCGACGGATCAACCTCACTAAAGGGTCAGACCTCGCGGACATTCACCGGCTTGTTGACGAGCATAAGCCTGACCTGCTTTACATCGGCCCGCTCTACAAGGCAACGGACGGGGCTATCACTAACGACGACCATGCATCACCGCTAATCAAGGCTCTGGACTCGCTGCGAGAACGCGGCCTGGCGCTCATTATGGAAGGTCACGCGAAAAAGGGTGAAGGGAACCCCGACACCCGGGATCTTCGCCCGCGAGGCTCAGCAGCGCTCACGGGATGGCCGGAGTTCGGCATCGGCATTGGCGGCGAACAAAATGACGAGATCGCCCCGCTGATCCATTGGCGCGGTGCCCGAGACACTAACCACATGTGGCCAAAGAATCTCAGGCGTGGGCGGGATTGGTGGCCCTTCGAGATCGGCTAA
- the bcp gene encoding thioredoxin-dependent thiol peroxidase, with translation MTERTLLEPGQAAPDFSLPDQDGTIRNLSDYRGERVILFFYPEAMTPACSMEACEFQESTAPLAAAGYRVLGISRDAVEKLRRFADRNGLEYPLLSDPETTVHKAYGAFGTKNSYGRIIEGVIRSTFVLGADGKIEHALYNIKATGHVARVRKLLDA, from the coding sequence ATGACTGAGCGCACCCTTCTTGAGCCTGGACAGGCAGCCCCCGACTTCTCGCTTCCGGATCAAGACGGCACGATCCGAAACCTCAGTGACTATCGCGGTGAGCGCGTGATCCTGTTTTTCTATCCCGAGGCGATGACCCCGGCGTGCTCAATGGAGGCTTGCGAGTTCCAGGAGTCAACGGCTCCGCTTGCGGCCGCGGGCTACCGTGTGCTCGGTATCTCACGCGATGCTGTCGAGAAGCTCCGCCGCTTCGCCGATCGTAACGGGCTTGAGTACCCGCTGCTGAGCGACCCCGAAACCACGGTGCACAAGGCCTACGGTGCGTTTGGCACAAAGAACAGCTACGGTCGCATCATCGAGGGTGTGATTCGCTCAACATTTGTCCTTGGCGCCGACGGCAAGATCGAGCACGCTCTCTACAACATCAAGGCAACCGGTCACGTTGCGCGCGTGCGCAAACTGCTCGACGCATAA
- a CDS encoding helix-turn-helix domain-containing protein gives MASGTEGAADGLALEFVKFIRTQAVVRGWRVDDIAEGIGMSKNYAAKRLRGEGLFNLRDVERLSNMLGLSPVEVFARVEYSFAGNYEGRLVPTYGIRGDKNGIQVLRVDDADPPAFDALIEYEGEAPSSVFVGGGGEYVGKNDDSRKQQDYGLVANRITEDDETGEDVDTI, from the coding sequence ATGGCATCAGGTACAGAAGGGGCTGCAGACGGGCTAGCTCTAGAATTCGTGAAATTCATTCGCACTCAGGCTGTAGTGCGTGGGTGGCGTGTCGATGACATCGCTGAAGGTATCGGCATGTCGAAGAACTACGCGGCGAAGAGATTAAGGGGCGAGGGGCTCTTTAATCTTCGTGACGTTGAGCGGCTCTCGAATATGCTCGGGTTGAGTCCAGTAGAAGTCTTCGCGCGTGTTGAGTATTCGTTTGCGGGGAACTACGAGGGGCGGCTTGTGCCGACTTACGGCATCCGTGGGGACAAGAACGGGATACAAGTTCTTCGCGTCGATGATGCTGACCCTCCCGCCTTTGACGCGTTGATCGAGTATGAGGGTGAAGCCCCATCTTCCGTCTTTGTCGGAGGTGGCGGGGAATATGTGGGTAAGAATGATGACTCCCGCAAGCAGCAAGACTATGGCCTCGTTGCTAACCGGATCACCGAAGACGATGAAACCGGCGAAGACGTGGATACGATTTAG
- a CDS encoding helix-turn-helix transcriptional regulator has translation MMLVFLSVTEVAERLGVSVNSVKQYKLPEPDALIGRTRGWLPETIDAWNATRPGKGNWK, from the coding sequence ATGATGCTCGTGTTTCTGAGTGTCACTGAGGTTGCTGAACGCCTTGGGGTGTCGGTGAACTCGGTGAAGCAGTACAAACTGCCAGAGCCGGATGCGCTGATCGGGCGCACCCGTGGATGGTTGCCAGAAACGATCGACGCCTGGAACGCAACAAGGCCCGGTAAAGGCAACTGGAAGTAA
- a CDS encoding malate dehydrogenase, with product MSRTPVTITITGAGGQIGYATMFRIASGAMLGQDQPVRLRLLEIPQGMRGAEGAALELTDCAFPLLEGVELSDDPAVGFEGANIAMLIGSRPRTAGMERGDLLAANGAIFGPQGRAIGERAADDVRVIVVGNPANTNALIAQQHAPDLPAERFTALTRLDHNRAVGLLAAEVGASVKGVDGITIWGNHSATQYPDLSHAVVAAQPALDAVDREWARGAYIDRVAKRGAEIIEVRGGSSVASAANAAIDHVRDWVLGTGDRRTSAAVVSRGEYGVPEGLISSFPVRSSGGDWKIVEGLEVDEFSRGRIDASVAELVAERDAVRELGLI from the coding sequence ATGTCACGCACGCCAGTCACAATCACCATTACCGGAGCGGGTGGCCAGATCGGCTACGCGACGATGTTCCGCATCGCATCGGGTGCAATGCTCGGTCAGGATCAGCCAGTGCGCTTGCGCCTGCTGGAGATTCCGCAGGGGATGCGTGGTGCAGAGGGGGCGGCGCTCGAACTGACGGACTGTGCGTTTCCGTTGCTAGAGGGCGTTGAGCTGAGCGATGATCCCGCTGTCGGATTTGAGGGCGCGAACATCGCGATGCTCATCGGATCCCGGCCGCGCACCGCGGGTATGGAGCGCGGGGATCTGCTGGCCGCCAACGGCGCAATCTTTGGGCCACAGGGGCGCGCCATTGGTGAGCGGGCTGCCGACGATGTGCGCGTGATTGTGGTGGGCAACCCCGCGAACACCAACGCGCTGATCGCACAGCAGCACGCGCCCGATCTGCCCGCGGAGCGCTTCACCGCGCTGACCAGGCTCGACCACAACCGCGCGGTTGGGTTGCTCGCCGCGGAGGTGGGTGCTTCAGTGAAGGGTGTCGACGGCATCACGATCTGGGGTAATCACTCGGCCACGCAGTATCCCGATCTGAGTCACGCAGTAGTTGCGGCTCAGCCCGCGCTTGATGCGGTTGACCGTGAGTGGGCTCGGGGTGCCTACATCGATCGTGTCGCGAAGCGCGGCGCCGAGATTATCGAGGTGCGTGGCGGATCCTCCGTGGCATCCGCAGCGAACGCGGCGATCGACCACGTGCGCGACTGGGTGCTGGGCACGGGGGATCGCCGCACGAGTGCAGCCGTGGTGTCTCGCGGCGAGTATGGAGTGCCCGAGGGGCTCATCTCGTCGTTCCCGGTGCGTTCGAGTGGCGGTGACTGGAAGATCGTTGAGGGGCTTGAGGTTGACGAGTTTTCGCGGGGTCGCATTGACGCCTCCGTTGCTGAGCTCGTCGCTGAGCGCGATGCGGTTCGGGAGCTCGGTCTGATCTAG
- a CDS encoding BRO-N domain-containing protein: MSNQIVPFNFEETPVRAITIEGVPWFVAADLCNVLGHSNPTVAVGRLDEDERAKFNLGRQGDATVVNESGLYSLILGSRKPEAKAFKKWITSEVLPQIRKTGSYDAGKALAPAPHKAPEVLSVKEQAALLRTLRTSLQPDYADAKARLILARGMGEEPEVDEGNRPLDVQSYLEGRGVPMSLIKSFRSGFGTIASRLYLAEFGERPKKVDRIVNGALIKVVGYTEAHRPILDKAFSEHRVFSTLRSNELDLGGI, from the coding sequence ATGTCCAATCAGATTGTACCCTTCAACTTCGAAGAAACACCAGTGCGAGCAATCACCATCGAGGGGGTGCCTTGGTTCGTCGCTGCCGACCTTTGCAACGTGTTGGGGCATAGTAACCCCACGGTTGCGGTCGGTCGACTCGATGAAGACGAACGGGCTAAGTTCAACTTAGGGCGTCAGGGTGACGCCACAGTTGTGAACGAGTCAGGTCTGTACTCATTAATTCTCGGATCACGCAAGCCAGAAGCGAAGGCGTTCAAAAAGTGGATCACATCTGAGGTGCTTCCTCAGATTCGAAAGACCGGAAGTTACGACGCCGGCAAGGCTCTCGCACCAGCTCCACACAAAGCGCCGGAAGTTCTCAGCGTCAAGGAGCAGGCCGCTCTTCTTCGCACCCTTCGCACGAGCCTGCAACCCGACTATGCCGATGCTAAGGCCCGCTTGATTCTTGCTCGCGGCATGGGCGAAGAGCCCGAGGTCGATGAGGGAAACCGCCCTCTCGATGTTCAGAGCTACTTGGAGGGCCGCGGGGTGCCCATGTCCCTCATCAAGAGCTTCCGTTCAGGGTTCGGAACTATCGCATCCCGCCTCTATCTCGCCGAATTTGGTGAGCGACCGAAGAAGGTCGACCGCATCGTCAATGGAGCGCTAATCAAGGTTGTCGGCTATACCGAAGCGCATCGCCCCATTCTCGATAAAGCTTTTTCGGAACACCGGGTATTCTCCACCCTTCGCAGCAACGAGCTTGATCTTGGGGGTATCTAA
- a CDS encoding M23 family metallopeptidase, which translates to MAQLYYPLDPALVSEWPGPRDGGSWWHYGTDFAVGVGTPLAASFDGQVVFAGGDGARGQINGVWANGEGLTVDIRRSDGLIARYGHLSRIDVQYGQWVTAGQIIGLSGNTGYTTGPHCHWELRWDRAWSGGAWAHPHDLGAIALPKHAAPAKPAASTPKRKEHNMLMAYYAHAGGKNVGQWLIFGPKFQMILKTSVAADAFAKQLGVTPFVTDGGGWAKFLKVSK; encoded by the coding sequence ATGGCGCAACTTTATTACCCGCTCGATCCGGCGCTCGTGTCCGAGTGGCCTGGGCCTCGTGACGGCGGCAGTTGGTGGCATTACGGCACCGACTTTGCTGTTGGGGTTGGGACACCGCTCGCGGCGAGCTTTGATGGCCAGGTCGTGTTTGCTGGCGGCGACGGCGCGCGAGGCCAGATCAATGGGGTCTGGGCGAACGGTGAAGGCCTCACCGTTGATATTCGCCGTTCTGATGGCCTGATCGCCAGGTACGGGCATCTGTCACGTATCGATGTGCAGTACGGGCAGTGGGTAACCGCTGGCCAGATCATCGGCCTTTCCGGGAACACGGGCTACACGACCGGGCCGCACTGCCACTGGGAACTGCGGTGGGATCGTGCATGGTCCGGCGGCGCGTGGGCTCACCCACACGACCTCGGCGCGATTGCGCTACCCAAACACGCTGCACCGGCAAAGCCCGCAGCATCAACACCGAAACGCAAGGAGCACAACATGTTGATGGCATATTACGCACACGCTGGCGGGAAGAATGTGGGCCAGTGGCTCATCTTTGGTCCCAAGTTCCAGATGATTCTTAAGACGAGTGTCGCGGCTGACGCGTTCGCTAAGCAGCTCGGGGTCACCCCGTTCGTTACTGACGGCGGCGGGTGGGCCAAGTTCTTGAAGGTCTCGAAATGA
- a CDS encoding helix-turn-helix domain-containing protein, giving the protein MSSNMSYWQRIAGGVRAEMARQRKDANQLMEVLHLSRNSVYRRMNGDVPFNLNEIATVSEWLNVPISAFEFDPRESRIAA; this is encoded by the coding sequence ATGAGTTCGAATATGAGTTACTGGCAACGGATAGCAGGTGGCGTACGTGCCGAGATGGCCCGCCAGCGGAAGGATGCGAATCAGTTGATGGAAGTCCTTCATCTGAGTCGAAACAGTGTCTATCGGCGAATGAATGGCGATGTGCCCTTCAACCTCAATGAGATTGCAACCGTTTCTGAATGGCTGAACGTCCCCATCAGCGCGTTTGAGTTCGATCCGCGCGAGTCAAGGATTGCGGCGTGA
- a CDS encoding WhiB family transcriptional regulator: MDWREKAACLTVDPELFFPVGNTGPAVDQIERAKSVCARCTVTEMCLQYAMDTGQDSGVWGGLSEDERRALKRRAARARRAS; encoded by the coding sequence ATGGATTGGCGCGAAAAGGCTGCATGTCTCACGGTAGACCCTGAGCTCTTTTTCCCGGTAGGCAACACGGGGCCAGCGGTTGATCAGATCGAGCGCGCAAAGTCCGTGTGTGCCCGCTGCACCGTCACTGAGATGTGCTTGCAGTACGCCATGGACACCGGCCAGGATTCCGGCGTCTGGGGTGGCCTTAGCGAAGACGAGCGCCGTGCGCTCAAGCGCCGCGCAGCTCGTGCGCGCCGTGCTTCCTAG
- the argG gene encoding argininosuccinate synthase: MSKVLSSLPVGERVGIAFSGGLDTSCAVAWMREKGAIPCTYTADIGQYDEPDIDGVADRAKEYGAEIARHVDAKLPLVEEGFAALQCGAFNVRSGGKTYFNTTPLGRAVTGTLLVRAMKDDGVDIWGDGSTYKGNDIERFYRYGLMANPALRIYKPWLDADFVTELGGRHEMSEWLQERGFPYRDATEKAYSTDANIWGATHEAKTLEFLNEGLDIVEPIMGVAAWREDVEVATEEVSVRFEAGRPVAINGVEFSDPVALVLEANTIGGRHGLGASDQIENRIIEAKSRGIYEAPGMALLHITYERLVNAIHNENTLASYHNDGRKLGRLMYEGRWLDPESLMLREALQRWVGSAITGEVTLRLRRGDDYTILNTTGPSLSYHPEKLSMERTVGAAFGPEDRIGQLTMRNLDIADSRQRLEQYAQLGLVGGATAELVGKLETGGAAKIADAVTGIDEEGDALGLAAAFDAGTD, from the coding sequence ATGTCTAAGGTCCTCTCTTCTCTCCCTGTTGGCGAGCGCGTCGGTATCGCATTTTCCGGTGGCCTCGATACCTCATGCGCTGTTGCATGGATGCGCGAAAAAGGTGCGATTCCTTGCACCTACACCGCAGACATCGGACAGTACGACGAGCCCGACATTGACGGTGTTGCCGATCGCGCTAAAGAATACGGCGCCGAGATCGCGCGCCACGTCGACGCAAAGCTTCCGCTCGTAGAGGAGGGCTTTGCCGCGCTCCAGTGTGGTGCGTTTAATGTTCGCTCCGGCGGCAAGACTTACTTCAACACAACCCCGCTCGGCCGCGCCGTGACCGGAACGCTCCTCGTTCGCGCCATGAAAGACGATGGCGTCGACATTTGGGGCGACGGTTCAACCTACAAGGGCAACGATATTGAGCGGTTCTACCGCTACGGCCTCATGGCAAACCCCGCGCTTCGCATCTACAAGCCCTGGCTTGACGCTGACTTTGTGACAGAGCTGGGCGGCCGCCACGAGATGAGTGAGTGGCTGCAGGAGCGCGGCTTCCCTTACCGTGACGCAACCGAAAAGGCTTACTCCACCGATGCGAACATCTGGGGTGCGACACACGAGGCGAAGACGCTTGAGTTCTTGAACGAGGGCCTCGACATCGTCGAGCCGATCATGGGTGTCGCTGCATGGCGCGAAGACGTCGAGGTTGCGACTGAAGAGGTCTCCGTGCGCTTCGAGGCTGGTCGCCCGGTTGCGATCAACGGCGTCGAATTCTCTGACCCCGTCGCGCTTGTGCTCGAAGCCAACACGATCGGTGGCCGTCACGGTCTCGGTGCTTCCGACCAGATCGAAAACCGCATCATTGAGGCGAAGTCCCGTGGCATCTACGAGGCTCCCGGCATGGCGCTCCTGCACATCACCTACGAGCGTCTCGTGAACGCGATCCACAACGAGAACACGCTCGCGAGCTACCACAACGATGGCCGCAAGCTCGGTCGCCTCATGTACGAGGGCCGTTGGCTCGACCCAGAGTCACTCATGCTGCGCGAGGCGCTGCAGCGCTGGGTAGGGTCCGCGATCACCGGCGAGGTGACCCTGCGCCTGCGCCGCGGTGACGACTACACGATTCTCAACACCACTGGACCGAGCCTCAGCTATCACCCCGAGAAGCTCTCTATGGAGCGCACCGTGGGTGCCGCGTTTGGTCCCGAGGATCGCATTGGTCAGCTCACTATGCGCAACCTCGACATCGCTGACTCACGCCAGCGCCTCGAACAGTACGCGCAGCTCGGACTCGTTGGCGGTGCCACGGCTGAACTCGTTGGCAAGCTGGAAACCGGCGGAGCCGCAAAGATCGCCGATGCCGTCACCGGAATCGATGAAGAGGGCGACGCGCTCGGCCTCGCGGCAGCGTTTGACGCGGGTACTGACTAA
- a CDS encoding helix-turn-helix domain-containing protein produces MMALEPVSLEAASADDFASMPPIMSTTMLADHLPDVSPRTLEDWRFKGIGPIFVRDEDTRRVYYLKSDVVAWIISNRQIQENNEYQKESQQ; encoded by the coding sequence ATGATGGCCCTCGAACCGGTATCGCTTGAGGCGGCGAGCGCGGATGATTTCGCTTCGATGCCGCCGATCATGTCCACGACCATGTTGGCTGACCATTTACCGGACGTGTCGCCCCGAACGCTCGAAGACTGGCGATTCAAGGGTATTGGCCCCATCTTCGTGCGTGATGAAGACACACGACGCGTCTACTACCTCAAGTCTGACGTAGTGGCCTGGATCATCTCGAACCGACAAATCCAAGAAAACAACGAATATCAGAAGGAGTCACAACAATGA
- a CDS encoding ImmA/IrrE family metallo-endopeptidase, whose translation MQRLFDYAMELGVRVEFTDLSHLKHNGDYCHKRKLVRIQDGMQPRKTRWVFGHELGHATVGDEPSMFPWIQQRQEDKADEWAAHFLIDPNDFREVEEQHNGHIPSMAVDLYVLEKSVRAYMRTLNRIGDELYIAPKMGVGQWAAKLEVA comes from the coding sequence TTGCAACGTTTGTTTGACTACGCAATGGAGCTAGGCGTTCGCGTGGAGTTCACCGACTTGAGCCACCTCAAGCACAACGGGGACTACTGCCATAAGCGCAAGCTGGTCCGCATTCAGGACGGCATGCAGCCCCGTAAGACACGCTGGGTTTTTGGGCACGAGCTCGGCCATGCGACCGTGGGCGACGAACCTTCCATGTTCCCTTGGATCCAGCAACGACAAGAAGACAAAGCCGACGAGTGGGCCGCGCATTTCTTGATCGATCCAAACGATTTCCGCGAGGTAGAAGAACAGCACAACGGGCACATTCCCTCGATGGCCGTCGATCTCTACGTCCTTGAGAAAAGCGTTCGGGCCTACATGCGCACCTTGAACCGCATCGGTGATGAACTCTACATTGCCCCCAAAATGGGCGTCGGTCAGTGGGCCGCGAAACTTGAGGTCGCCTGA
- a CDS encoding aldo/keto reductase, with amino-acid sequence MTALPIPNITLNDGKQIPQLGLGVFLVEPGETERIVIDALEVGYRHIDTARIYDNEAEVGAAIAKSGIPRDELFITTKLWNSDQEDPLGAFNASMDRLGLERVDLYLVHWPVPEFGTALGAWKGLIEIAESGRATSIGVSNFEIPHLQELLDNTGIVPAVNQIELHPLNQRRELRAFCREHGIAIEAWGPLAQGKSDLFERPEITAAAAAHGKTPAQVILRWHLQHDTIIFPKTTRRERMVENADILDFELTAAEMAAIDGLDAQHNFGPDPSTFNRR; translated from the coding sequence ATGACTGCGCTGCCCATCCCGAACATCACTCTGAATGACGGGAAGCAGATCCCGCAGCTTGGACTCGGTGTCTTTCTGGTTGAACCGGGTGAGACCGAGCGAATCGTGATCGACGCGCTTGAGGTCGGTTACCGTCACATTGACACCGCGCGTATTTACGACAACGAGGCCGAGGTTGGCGCCGCGATCGCGAAGAGTGGCATTCCGCGCGACGAGCTGTTCATCACAACAAAGCTCTGGAACTCTGACCAGGAGGATCCGCTCGGCGCGTTTAACGCGAGCATGGACCGACTCGGGCTTGAGCGGGTCGATCTCTACCTCGTGCACTGGCCGGTTCCTGAGTTTGGCACCGCGCTTGGCGCTTGGAAGGGGCTCATCGAGATCGCCGAGTCGGGCCGTGCAACCTCGATTGGTGTCTCGAACTTCGAGATTCCGCACCTGCAGGAACTGCTCGACAATACCGGGATCGTGCCCGCCGTCAACCAGATCGAGCTGCACCCGCTGAACCAGCGTCGTGAGCTGCGCGCGTTCTGCCGCGAGCACGGTATCGCTATTGAGGCGTGGGGCCCGCTTGCTCAGGGCAAGAGCGACCTGTTCGAGCGTCCCGAGATTACCGCGGCCGCTGCGGCCCACGGAAAGACCCCCGCACAGGTGATCCTGCGCTGGCACCTGCAGCACGACACGATCATCTTCCCGAAGACCACCCGTCGCGAGCGCATGGTCGAGAACGCCGACATTCTCGACTTTGAGCTGACCGCTGCAGAGATGGCCGCCATTGACGGTCTCGACGCGCAGCACAACTTCGGTCCAGACCCGAGCACTTTCAACCGGCGTTAA
- a CDS encoding holin: MRTKQFWLDVFERAVKTFAQAAVALLTAGATGLLGIDWLQLFSVAGLAALVSILTSVGSDYVGDRGTPSLVTRDAEDSV, from the coding sequence ATGCGTACGAAACAGTTTTGGCTCGATGTGTTCGAGCGTGCAGTGAAGACGTTTGCTCAGGCCGCGGTGGCTCTGCTCACCGCGGGCGCGACTGGGCTACTCGGGATTGACTGGCTACAGCTTTTCTCGGTAGCCGGCCTAGCGGCGCTCGTGTCGATCCTCACTTCGGTGGGATCCGATTACGTGGGCGACCGCGGCACACCCTCGCTTGTCACTCGCGACGCTGAAGACAGCGTGTAA